A portion of the Macaca nemestrina isolate mMacNem1 chromosome 19, mMacNem.hap1, whole genome shotgun sequence genome contains these proteins:
- the LOC139360141 gene encoding elongin-A3-like yields MAAGSTTLHAVEKLQVRLATKTDPKKLEKYLQKLSALPMTADILAETGIRKTVKRLRKHQHVGDFARDLAARWKKLVLVDPNTGPDAQDPEESASRKRYGEALQDQEKAWGFPENGTVPRSPPDSPEHRRTAHRTPPGLRRPHRRSPSREHRAQRKRPRRAPADSGPHRAPPLHTAPLPTPEGPEPAVPGKQPGRGHAHAAQGGPPLGQGCQGQPQGEALVSHSKGHKSSRWASAQKLPPVQESQSERLQVAGADSAGPKTVPSHALSELWDPSAAWMQANYDLLSAFEAMTSQEKPEALSAPTFQEEAAFTGHRVNAKMQVYSGSRPACQPQVLTLRQQCIRGLRHNPDALGDVGGVPYSVLEPLPEGWTPDQLYRREKYNHALAGDTDELWRIHCLQDFKEEKPQEHESWRELYLRLRDSREQRLRAVTTKIRSALENKPIRRQTKMICFNSGAKTPYDASRRQEKSAGAADPEEGEIKPASKAAGSSHVPSSRGGVGGGDRGGGGLVGGGGSSNERPAPAAKTRKPAAKKVAPLMAKAIRDYKRRFSRR; encoded by the coding sequence ATGGCGGCAGGCTCCACTACGCTGCACGCAGTGGAGAAGCTGCAGGTGCGGCTGGCCACTAAGACGGACCCGAAAAAGCTagagaaatatttgcagaaaCTCTCCGCCTTGCCCATGACGGCAGACATCCTGGCGGAGACTGGAATCAGAAAGACGGTGAAGCGCCTGCGGAAGCACCAGCACGTGGGCGACTTTGCCAGAGACTTAGCGGCCCGGTGGAAGAAGCTGGTGCTTGTGGACCCAAACACCGGGCCTGATGCACAGGACCCCGAGGAGAGCGCTTCCCGAAAGCGCTATGGGGAGGCTCTTCAGGACCAGGAAAAGGCCTGGGGCTTCCCAGAGAACGGGACGGTCCCCAGGAGCCCACCTGACAGTCCTGAGCACAGACGGACAGCACACAGAACACCTCCGGGGCTCCGGAGACCTCACCGAAGGTCTCCCAGTCGCGAGCACAGAGCCCAGAGAAAGCGCCCCAGAAGGGCCCCAGCTGATTCAGGCCCCCATCGGGCCCCTCCATTGCACACCGCTCCCCTCCCGACGCCCGAGGGCCCTGAGCCGGCTGTGCCCGGGAAGCAACCCGGAAGAGGCCACGCTCACGCCGCTCAGGGCGGGCCTCCGCTGGGTCAGGGCTGCCAGGGCCAACCCCAGGGGGAAGCGCTTGTGAGCCACAGCAAGGGGCACAAATCGTCCCGCTGGGCTTCCGCGCAGAAATTGCCTCCTGTCCAGGAAAGCCAGTCAGAGAGGCTGCAGGTGGCCGGCGCTGATTCCGCGGGGCCGAAAACGGTGCCCAGCCATGCCTTGTCAGAGCTCTGGGACCCCTCAGCGGCCTGGATGCAGGCCAACTACGATCTACTTTCCGCTTTTGAGGCCATGACCTCCCAGGAAAAGCCAGAAGCACTCTCCGCACCAACGTTCCAGGAGGAAGCCGCCTTCACTGGACACAGAGTGAATGCAAAGATGCAGGTGTACTCGGGCTCCAGGCCTGCCTGCCAGCCCCAGGTGCTGACGCTGCGCCAGCAGTGCATCCGGGGGCTTAGACACAATCCGGACGCCCTCGGCGACGTGGGAGGGGTCCCCTACTCGGTTCTTGAACCCCTTCCGGAAGGGTGGACGCCTGATCAGCTGTATCGCAGAGAGAAATACAATCACGCACTCGCTGGGGACACAGATGAATTATGGAGGATTCATTGTCTCCAGGACTTCAAGGAAGAAAAGCCACAGGAGCACGAGTCTTGGCGGGAGCTGTATCTGCGGCTTCGGGACTCCCGAGAGCAGCGGCTGCGAGCAGTCACCACGAAAATCCGATCTGCACTTGAAAACAAACCCATCCGCCGACAGACAAAGATGATCTGTTTCAACTCTGGGGCCAAGACGCCTTATGATGCTTCAAGGAGGCAAGAGAAGTCTGCAGGAGCCGCTGACCCCGAAGAGGGAGAGATCAAGCCAGCCTCCAAAGCCGCGGGCAGCAGCCACGTTCCCTCCAGCCGGGGCGGCGTGGGCGGTGGCGATAGGGGCGGTGGCGGCCTGGTGGGCGGCGGGG